Proteins encoded within one genomic window of Chitinophaga parva:
- a CDS encoding NACHT domain-containing protein: MVDLSYDFIITLQKEVLRKFGAEVILPADCKHLSHAILDTTTKLVSETTLKRVFGFAVAQHSFSRYTLNTLSQYCAYKDWEDFQQRHHQQAGGAPATENNKWNTLKAKADAVSHYTLLTLKNRSGVPFQQTAARQYCFAHVERFLESDYAATALIAPSGWGKSIALVHVAEHFWFGREGRYKQDVCWFIHAHAAGSLLLKGFSLSTWLDNQLNLGAGENLREYFAQHYKDKGGRLVLIIDGFDEMSVAGDKLRMLYSKLEDFVYSNDRYPWVKVILSIRSSTWSDIFQHSQQYPAFRRYWYLGQEMEEETNINLPPLTEQEVKTVLHNYLFDPAIIRTFSEQFLQRLRYPYYLQIFCQLNADAEKHFVDEHLSLYEIISKFIQQRLFNSPSNSLKIRIIEKMLSLLDLGRNGIYTDKGLLLNQNADLFPAYKELLADNILVEENLSQEIMFYVKVRFAHNMLLEYFTAMKYLQDSQQQITQCLVHQVLEHLPQSPYRVGVFQWLLRFAINQHNVQGIRCIFQGNFTAPEKSQLLESLALHYQHEGKGSNELKAIFPPSYFQQYPVKHYVSDDIFQFRNRSVLHVLLTLVESPEDKLRIRFILFMNALVGLHAEQCEVELLQLKKLFATELRDDVCWVSPYEIALFFYDYLKFGIVDEDVRTRIYQFSNYWSYATQPLTFCQQIVYRSLSCIFSMLGDYETQHRYAQELFTHVPWLRFHKSDPFRVLVLCRQAEACLNLGDISGAERLCRHAEQVVKQYPTEFIYSRYPEMLQKVMQGAVLYAKKEYPRSLRQAEQAMEHLHKLDFKTLAIANYHLLDKLYHHLKMGHQQYEVQQQLELIRKSTSFKHEQVRI, from the coding sequence ATGGTTGATCTATCCTATGACTTTATCATCACGCTTCAAAAAGAGGTGCTGCGAAAGTTCGGTGCGGAAGTGATCCTTCCTGCAGATTGTAAACATTTGTCTCACGCTATCCTGGATACCACCACCAAGTTGGTGAGCGAAACCACGCTCAAACGGGTGTTTGGCTTTGCCGTGGCACAACACAGCTTCTCCCGCTACACGCTCAATACCCTTTCCCAATATTGCGCATATAAGGACTGGGAGGACTTCCAGCAACGACACCATCAACAGGCCGGCGGTGCTCCCGCAACAGAAAATAATAAATGGAATACGCTCAAAGCTAAAGCCGATGCCGTATCCCACTACACGCTGCTTACGCTGAAGAACCGCTCCGGTGTGCCTTTCCAGCAAACCGCCGCCCGGCAATACTGCTTTGCCCACGTGGAGCGTTTCCTGGAAAGCGATTATGCCGCCACCGCCCTCATTGCACCCTCCGGCTGGGGTAAATCCATTGCCCTGGTGCATGTAGCAGAACATTTTTGGTTTGGCCGGGAGGGCCGCTACAAACAGGATGTGTGCTGGTTTATCCATGCCCACGCCGCCGGCAGCCTGCTGCTGAAAGGTTTCTCCCTTTCCACCTGGCTGGATAATCAACTGAACCTGGGCGCCGGTGAAAACCTGCGCGAATATTTTGCACAACATTATAAAGATAAAGGCGGGCGCTTGGTGCTGATCATAGATGGCTTTGACGAGATGTCCGTGGCCGGCGATAAACTGCGCATGCTTTATTCCAAGCTGGAGGACTTTGTATATTCCAATGACCGCTATCCATGGGTAAAGGTCATCCTGTCCATCCGCTCCAGCACCTGGTCCGATATCTTCCAGCATTCCCAGCAATACCCGGCCTTCCGCCGCTACTGGTACCTGGGACAGGAAATGGAAGAAGAGACCAACATCAACCTGCCCCCGCTCACGGAACAGGAAGTGAAAACGGTGCTGCACAATTATCTCTTTGATCCGGCCATCATCCGCACTTTCAGCGAACAGTTCCTGCAGCGGCTGCGCTATCCGTATTACCTGCAGATCTTCTGCCAGCTGAATGCAGATGCAGAAAAACACTTTGTAGACGAGCATCTGAGCCTGTATGAGATCATCTCCAAGTTTATACAACAACGCCTCTTCAATAGTCCCAGCAACAGCCTCAAGATCCGCATCATTGAAAAGATGCTGTCCCTGCTGGACCTGGGCCGTAACGGTATTTATACGGACAAGGGCCTGCTGTTAAACCAAAACGCAGATCTTTTTCCCGCCTACAAAGAACTGCTGGCCGATAACATCCTGGTGGAGGAAAACCTGAGCCAGGAAATAATGTTCTATGTGAAAGTGCGGTTTGCCCACAACATGTTGCTGGAATATTTTACAGCCATGAAATACCTGCAGGACAGCCAGCAGCAGATCACGCAATGCCTGGTGCACCAGGTCCTGGAACACCTGCCCCAGTCGCCTTACCGCGTAGGGGTGTTCCAATGGCTGCTGCGCTTTGCCATTAACCAGCACAATGTCCAGGGCATCCGCTGTATTTTCCAGGGAAACTTCACCGCCCCGGAAAAATCCCAGTTGCTGGAAAGCCTTGCCCTCCACTACCAGCATGAAGGCAAAGGCAGCAATGAGCTGAAAGCCATCTTCCCGCCCAGTTATTTCCAGCAATACCCCGTCAAGCATTATGTGAGTGACGATATTTTCCAGTTCCGCAACCGGAGCGTGCTCCATGTGCTGCTTACCCTGGTAGAGTCGCCGGAAGACAAGCTGCGGATCCGTTTCATCCTCTTCATGAATGCCCTGGTGGGCCTGCATGCAGAGCAATGCGAGGTAGAACTGCTCCAGCTGAAAAAACTGTTTGCCACGGAACTCCGCGATGATGTGTGCTGGGTAAGTCCTTACGAGATAGCATTATTCTTTTATGACTACCTGAAATTCGGCATCGTGGATGAAGATGTGCGCACCCGGATCTACCAGTTCTCAAATTACTGGAGCTACGCAACCCAGCCCCTCACCTTCTGCCAGCAGATCGTGTACCGCAGCCTGAGCTGCATCTTCTCCATGCTGGGCGATTATGAAACCCAGCACCGGTATGCCCAGGAACTATTCACACACGTGCCCTGGCTCCGCTTTCACAAATCAGACCCCTTCCGCGTACTGGTATTATGCCGCCAGGCAGAGGCCTGCCTGAACCTGGGGGATATTTCCGGGGCAGAACGCCTGTGCCGCCATGCAGAACAGGTAGTGAAGCAATATCCTACTGAATTTATTTACTCCCGCTACCCGGAAATGCTGCAAAAAGTAATGCAAGGTGCTGTGCTCTACGCCAAAAAAGAATACCCCCGCTCCCTGCGCCAGGCCGAGCAGGCCATGGAGCACCTGCACAAGCTGGACTTCAAGACCCTGGCCATTGCCAATTATCATTTGCTGGACAAGCTCTATCACCACCTGAAGATGGGGCATCAGCAATACGAGGTACAGCAGCAGCTGGAACTGATCCGAAAGAGCACTTCCTTCAAGCATGAGCAGGTACGGATCTAG